From a region of the Rathayibacter sp. VKM Ac-2804 genome:
- the ruvB gene encoding Holliday junction branch migration DNA helicase RuvB: MGPEVASEAEIAFEGALRPKNLGEFVGQRKVRGQLELLLKAAAMQGRTPDHILLAGPPGLGKTTLAMIVAEESSSPLRMSSGPAIQHAGDLAAVLSSLLPGEILFIDEIHRMARSAEEMLYLAMEDFRIDIMVGKGAGATSVPLDLAPFTLVGATTRSGLLPNPLRDRFGFTAHLEFYAEDELRQVLTRAARLLDLDIDGEAVAEIAGRCRGTPRIANRLLRRVRDFALVHGGRADVTAVRAALDLYDVDELGLDRLDRAVMDIVLTRFDGGPVGLNTLAVSVGEEAETVEAVVEPFLVRIGLLTRTPRGRVATPAAYRHFGVDPRGGAAAVSQRPLFGDDL, translated from the coding sequence ATGGGCCCGGAGGTCGCCTCCGAGGCCGAGATCGCCTTCGAGGGGGCGCTGCGCCCGAAGAACCTGGGCGAGTTCGTCGGCCAGCGCAAGGTCCGCGGTCAGCTCGAGCTGCTGCTCAAGGCGGCGGCGATGCAGGGCCGCACCCCCGACCACATCCTGCTGGCAGGCCCGCCCGGTCTGGGCAAGACCACCCTGGCGATGATCGTCGCGGAGGAGAGCTCCTCGCCGCTGCGGATGTCCAGCGGCCCCGCGATCCAGCACGCCGGCGACCTCGCGGCCGTCCTCTCCTCGCTGCTGCCGGGCGAGATCCTCTTCATCGACGAGATCCACCGGATGGCGCGCTCCGCCGAGGAGATGCTCTACCTCGCGATGGAGGACTTCCGGATCGACATCATGGTCGGCAAGGGCGCCGGCGCGACCTCCGTCCCCCTGGATCTCGCGCCGTTCACCCTCGTCGGAGCGACGACCCGCTCGGGTCTCCTGCCGAATCCGCTGCGCGACCGCTTCGGCTTCACCGCCCACCTCGAGTTCTACGCCGAGGACGAGCTGCGCCAGGTGCTCACCCGCGCCGCGCGCCTGCTCGACCTCGACATCGACGGCGAGGCGGTCGCCGAGATCGCCGGCCGCTGCCGGGGCACCCCGCGCATCGCGAACCGCCTGCTGCGCCGGGTCCGCGACTTCGCGCTCGTGCACGGAGGCCGCGCCGACGTGACCGCCGTGCGCGCGGCGCTCGATCTCTACGACGTGGACGAGCTCGGCCTCGACCGCCTCGACCGCGCCGTGATGGACATCGTCCTCACCCGCTTCGACGGCGGGCCGGTCGGCCTCAACACGCTCGCGGTCTCGGTCGGCGAGGAGGCGGAGACGGTCGAGGCGGTCGTCGAGCCGTTCCTCGTCCGGATAGGGCTGCTCACCCGCACGCCGCGAGGGCGCGTCGCGACGCCGGCCGCCTACCGGCATTTCGGCGTGGATCCGCGCGGGGGTGCGGCCGCGGTCTCCCAGCGGCCCCTGTTCGGAGATGACCTATAA
- the secF gene encoding protein translocase subunit SecF, giving the protein MASFSQFGNDLYTGKRSVDFVGRRRTWYLISIAIILLTVLGTAARGGFNFSIEFTGGSEFTVTSPQNLDQTAATDAVTSVSPEAVPRVSIVGDDSIRVQTSQLSTDESTQVRNALSEAYSVPTEQVASSFIGAAWGSDVTQQAVRGLIIFVILAALAMWAYFRTWKMSLAAIVALLHDLVIVAGVYGITGTEVSPAAVIGLLTILGYSLYDTVVVFDKIRENTAEALGSTTKTFSETVNLAENQTLVRSINTSIVAALPVAAILVIGAFVLGAGTLRDISLALLIGIIVGTYSTIFVAAPLYAQLRSGEAEIGKHDKRVVSARERAAAPAVQG; this is encoded by the coding sequence ATGGCCAGCTTCTCGCAGTTCGGAAACGACCTCTACACCGGCAAGCGCTCGGTCGACTTCGTCGGCCGCCGGCGCACCTGGTACCTCATCTCGATCGCGATCATCCTGCTCACCGTGCTCGGCACGGCGGCCCGCGGCGGCTTCAACTTCAGCATCGAGTTCACCGGCGGCTCGGAGTTCACGGTCACGTCACCGCAGAACCTCGACCAGACCGCCGCGACCGACGCCGTCACCTCGGTCTCGCCCGAGGCCGTTCCGCGCGTCTCGATCGTCGGCGACGACTCGATCCGCGTCCAGACCAGCCAGCTCTCGACCGACGAGTCGACGCAGGTCCGCAACGCGCTGTCCGAGGCCTACTCCGTCCCGACGGAGCAGGTCGCGTCGTCCTTCATCGGCGCCGCCTGGGGCTCGGACGTCACGCAGCAGGCCGTTCGCGGCCTGATCATCTTCGTGATCCTGGCGGCCCTGGCGATGTGGGCCTACTTCCGCACCTGGAAGATGTCGCTCGCCGCGATCGTCGCGCTGCTGCACGACCTCGTGATCGTGGCCGGCGTCTACGGGATCACCGGGACCGAGGTGTCGCCGGCGGCGGTGATCGGACTGCTGACGATCCTCGGCTACTCGCTCTACGACACGGTCGTGGTGTTCGACAAGATCCGCGAGAACACCGCGGAGGCGCTCGGCAGCACGACGAAGACGTTCTCCGAGACGGTCAACCTCGCCGAGAACCAGACGCTGGTGCGCTCGATCAACACCTCGATCGTCGCCGCCTTGCCGGTCGCGGCGATCCTCGTGATCGGCGCCTTCGTCCTCGGCGCCGGCACGCTGCGCGACATCTCGCTCGCGCTGCTGATCGGCATCATCGTCGGCACCTACTCGACGATCTTCGTCGCGGCCCCGCTCTACGCCCAGCTGCGCAGCGGTGAGGCCGAGATCGGCAAGCACGACAAGCGGGTCGTCTCCGCGCGCGAGCGCGCCGCGGCCCCGGCCGTGCAGGGCTGA
- a CDS encoding bifunctional (p)ppGpp synthetase/guanosine-3',5'-bis(diphosphate) 3'-pyrophosphohydrolase gives MSDTTTTSSTAALRRLVPRIFSRAQPSGAVDTLVRTVRTHHPKSDIALIERAYSVAERAHANQKRRSGEPYITHPLAVAQILADLGIGSKTIAAALLHDTVEDTDYKLDELRADFGDEVAMLVDGVTKLDKVKYGDSAQAETVRKMIVAMSKDIRVLIIKLADRLHNARTWGFVPAESAARKATETLEIYAPLANRLGIQAIKWELEDLSFAVLYPKIYNEIESLVKVRTPQREEFVQSIIDLIGEDLRAGKIRGRVVGRPKQYYSIYQKMVVRGRDFDEIYDLVGIRVLVNSVRDCYAVLGSIHARWSPMPGRFKDYIATPKFNLYQSLHTTVIGPKGRAVEIQIRTNEMHQHAEFGIAAHWKYKEQMATGKVASGSNDTDLAWLAHLSDWQSETTDPNEFLDSLRFEIGAKEVYVFTPKGRVIGLPTGATPVDFAYAVHTEVGHRTMGAKVNGRLVPLESSLTTGDVVEVFTSKNPDSGPSQDWLNFVQSPRARNKIRQWFTKERRDEAIEQGKDSIARAMRKQNLPLQKLMSQDTFTEVASQLRYNDVEALYAAVGEGHVSTQSVLEKVVATIQGDPESDEHEVTLPRSPRPRSRSSESGVLVKGAPDILVKLAKCCTPVPGDQIVGFVTRGAGVSVHQANCHNVQELLKEPERIVDVEWAPSSKSIFLVQIQVEALDRSGLLSDVTRVLSEHHVNILSATVSTSSDRLAISRFVFEMGDTTHLDRVLNAVRRIDAVYDVYRVNAG, from the coding sequence GTGAGCGACACCACGACCACGTCCTCGACCGCCGCCCTGCGCCGGCTGGTCCCGCGGATCTTCTCGCGCGCACAGCCCTCCGGCGCCGTCGACACCCTGGTGCGGACGGTGCGCACGCACCATCCCAAGAGCGACATCGCGCTGATCGAGCGGGCCTACTCCGTCGCCGAGCGGGCGCACGCGAATCAGAAGCGCCGCAGCGGCGAGCCGTACATCACGCACCCGCTGGCCGTCGCGCAGATCCTCGCCGATCTCGGCATCGGCTCGAAGACCATCGCCGCGGCCCTCCTGCACGACACCGTCGAGGACACCGACTACAAGCTCGACGAGCTCCGCGCCGACTTCGGCGACGAGGTCGCCATGCTCGTCGACGGCGTCACCAAGCTCGACAAGGTCAAGTACGGCGACAGCGCGCAGGCGGAGACGGTCCGCAAGATGATCGTCGCGATGTCCAAGGACATCCGCGTGCTGATCATCAAGCTGGCCGATCGTCTGCACAACGCGCGCACCTGGGGCTTCGTGCCCGCCGAGTCCGCGGCCCGCAAGGCGACCGAGACTCTCGAGATCTACGCGCCGCTGGCGAACCGCCTCGGCATCCAGGCGATCAAGTGGGAGCTCGAGGACCTGTCCTTCGCGGTGCTCTACCCGAAGATCTACAACGAGATCGAGAGCCTCGTGAAGGTGCGGACCCCGCAGCGCGAGGAGTTCGTCCAGAGCATCATCGACCTGATCGGCGAGGACCTGCGGGCGGGCAAGATCCGCGGCCGCGTCGTCGGCCGGCCGAAGCAGTACTACTCGATCTACCAGAAGATGGTGGTCCGCGGCCGCGACTTCGACGAGATCTACGACCTGGTCGGCATCCGCGTGCTCGTGAACTCCGTGCGCGACTGCTACGCCGTGCTGGGCTCGATCCATGCGCGCTGGAGTCCGATGCCCGGCCGCTTCAAGGACTACATCGCGACGCCGAAGTTCAACCTCTACCAGTCGCTGCACACGACCGTGATCGGGCCGAAGGGCCGCGCGGTCGAGATCCAGATCCGCACCAACGAGATGCACCAGCACGCGGAGTTCGGCATCGCGGCGCACTGGAAGTACAAGGAGCAGATGGCGACGGGCAAGGTCGCCTCCGGCTCGAACGACACCGACCTCGCCTGGCTCGCGCACCTCTCCGACTGGCAGTCCGAGACGACCGACCCGAACGAGTTCCTCGACTCCCTCCGCTTCGAGATCGGCGCGAAGGAGGTCTACGTCTTCACGCCCAAGGGGCGCGTCATCGGCCTGCCGACGGGTGCGACCCCGGTCGACTTCGCCTACGCCGTGCACACCGAGGTCGGCCATCGCACGATGGGCGCGAAGGTCAACGGGCGCCTCGTGCCACTCGAGTCCTCGCTGACCACCGGCGACGTCGTCGAGGTCTTCACCTCGAAGAACCCCGACTCCGGCCCGAGCCAGGACTGGCTCAACTTCGTGCAGAGCCCGCGGGCCCGCAACAAGATCCGCCAGTGGTTCACCAAGGAGCGCCGCGACGAGGCGATCGAGCAGGGCAAGGACTCCATCGCGCGGGCCATGCGCAAGCAGAACCTGCCGCTGCAGAAGCTGATGAGCCAGGACACCTTCACCGAGGTGGCCAGCCAGCTGCGCTACAACGACGTCGAGGCGCTCTACGCGGCCGTCGGCGAGGGGCACGTGTCGACCCAGTCGGTGCTCGAGAAGGTCGTCGCGACGATCCAGGGCGACCCGGAGTCGGACGAGCACGAGGTGACGCTGCCGCGCTCCCCGCGCCCGCGCAGCCGCAGCAGCGAGTCCGGGGTCCTGGTCAAGGGTGCGCCGGACATCCTGGTGAAGCTCGCGAAGTGCTGCACCCCGGTGCCGGGCGACCAGATCGTCGGCTTCGTCACCCGCGGCGCCGGCGTCTCGGTGCACCAGGCGAACTGCCACAACGTGCAGGAGCTGCTCAAGGAGCCCGAGCGGATCGTCGACGTCGAGTGGGCGCCGTCCTCCAAGAGCATCTTCCTGGTGCAGATCCAGGTGGAGGCGCTGGACCGATCGGGTCTGCTGAGCGACGTCACGCGGGTGCTCTCGGAGCACCACGTCAACATCCTGTCGGCCACCGTGTCGACCTCGAGCGACCGACTGGCGATCAGCCGCTTCGTCTTCGAGATGGGCGACACGACGCACCTCGATCGCGTGCTCAACGCCGTGCGCCGGATCGACGCGGTGTACGACGTGTACCGGGTCAACGCCGGCTGA
- the yajC gene encoding preprotein translocase subunit YajC, with product MDPTIILLVLLLAVMIIFMFRNNKKRQREAEKMKTGLVPGVELMTGSGLFGTVVSIDDDENKIVIESTPGTLLTIHRQAIARLIDPTENAVVADEDGTETVAAVESPAFGERDAAHTSDPLVDPVERDRRPDAQ from the coding sequence ATGGATCCGACGATCATCCTGCTCGTCCTGCTTCTCGCCGTGATGATCATCTTCATGTTCCGCAACAACAAGAAGCGGCAGCGCGAGGCGGAGAAGATGAAGACCGGGCTCGTCCCCGGCGTCGAGCTGATGACCGGCTCCGGACTGTTCGGCACCGTCGTCTCGATCGACGACGACGAGAACAAGATCGTCATCGAGTCGACCCCCGGCACGCTCCTGACGATCCACCGCCAGGCCATCGCCCGCCTGATCGACCCGACCGAGAACGCCGTCGTCGCCGACGAGGACGGGACCGAGACCGTGGCGGCCGTCGAGTCGCCCGCGTTCGGCGAGCGCGACGCCGCGCACACGTCCGACCCGCTGGTCGACCCGGTCGAGCGCGACCGCAGGCCCGACGCGCAGTAG
- the secD gene encoding protein translocase subunit SecD gives MAASTPVRKARRSLSWLGVLILALVGLNAAAVVFGGGSWTPKLALDLEGGTQIVLQPQLTDGDTVSSEQLTQAVSIIRQRIDASGVSEAEITTQGSSNIVVSIPGTPDDETLQRIEASAKLDFRPVLVASQATNSSVGGESTSSPTPTPVDPSLATEPTAAPTSASDLAYVTPALEAQYTSFDCAFLNDQDPNLAPLDQPLITCDDTNTVKYILGPVEITGEDISDASNGLMTTSSGASTGTWAVNLSFDDQGTQAFGDVTSRLVGLQGAQNQFAIVLDGRVISAPSTNAAITDGNAQISGSFTQESSKTLADQLKYGALPIGFQVQSSDSISATLGSTQLASGLLAGLIGLILVVVYSVAQYRVLGAVTIASLMVAAIVTYLVVTLLSWREGLRLSLAGVAGLIVAIGITADSFIVYFERIRDELRDGRGLESSVEAGWRRALRTIFASDMVNLLAAVVLFALAVGSVRGFALTLGITTLIDLVVVILFTHPMLQLLATTKFFSEGHKASGLDPRALGAVYRGRAAFRPQDAVVAGKGATGKGSSAAREAARRQTIAERKAAEAAAARSSSNDSNGKDA, from the coding sequence GTGGCCGCATCAACCCCCGTCCGGAAGGCCAGGCGCTCGCTGAGCTGGCTCGGCGTCCTGATCCTCGCGCTCGTCGGCCTCAACGCCGCCGCCGTCGTCTTCGGAGGCGGCTCCTGGACGCCGAAGCTCGCGCTCGACCTCGAGGGCGGCACCCAGATCGTGCTGCAGCCCCAGCTCACGGACGGCGACACCGTCTCCTCCGAGCAGCTGACGCAGGCCGTCTCGATCATCCGCCAGCGGATCGACGCCTCGGGCGTCTCCGAGGCCGAGATCACGACCCAGGGCTCGAGCAACATCGTCGTCTCCATCCCGGGCACCCCTGACGACGAGACGCTGCAGCGCATCGAGGCCTCGGCGAAGCTCGACTTCCGCCCCGTCCTCGTGGCCAGCCAGGCGACGAACAGCTCGGTCGGCGGCGAGTCCACCTCGTCGCCCACGCCGACCCCGGTCGACCCCTCGCTCGCCACCGAGCCGACGGCCGCGCCGACCAGCGCCAGCGACCTCGCCTACGTCACGCCGGCGCTCGAGGCGCAGTACACGTCGTTCGACTGCGCGTTCCTGAACGACCAGGACCCGAACCTCGCGCCGCTCGATCAGCCTCTGATCACCTGCGACGACACGAACACCGTGAAGTACATCCTCGGCCCGGTCGAGATCACCGGCGAGGACATCTCCGACGCCTCGAACGGCCTGATGACGACGTCCTCCGGCGCCAGCACCGGCACCTGGGCCGTCAACCTCTCCTTCGACGACCAGGGCACCCAGGCCTTCGGCGACGTCACCTCCCGTCTCGTCGGCCTGCAGGGCGCGCAGAACCAGTTCGCGATCGTCCTCGACGGCCGCGTCATCTCGGCGCCGTCCACGAACGCCGCGATCACCGACGGCAACGCGCAGATCTCCGGCTCCTTCACCCAGGAGTCGTCGAAGACCCTCGCCGATCAGCTGAAGTACGGCGCACTGCCGATCGGCTTCCAGGTGCAGAGCTCGGACAGCATCTCCGCGACGCTCGGCTCCACCCAGCTCGCGAGCGGCCTGCTCGCGGGTCTGATCGGCCTCATCCTCGTCGTCGTCTACTCGGTCGCGCAGTACCGCGTGCTCGGCGCGGTGACCATCGCCTCGCTGATGGTGGCGGCGATCGTCACCTATCTCGTCGTGACGCTGCTCTCCTGGCGGGAGGGACTGCGCCTCTCGCTCGCGGGGGTCGCGGGTCTGATCGTGGCCATCGGCATCACGGCCGACTCGTTCATCGTCTACTTCGAGCGGATCCGCGACGAGCTGCGCGACGGCCGCGGGCTCGAGTCCTCGGTCGAGGCCGGCTGGCGGCGAGCGCTGCGCACGATCTTCGCCTCGGACATGGTGAACCTGCTCGCTGCCGTCGTCCTCTTCGCCCTCGCGGTCGGCAGCGTCCGCGGCTTCGCGCTCACGCTCGGCATCACGACGCTGATCGACCTCGTGGTGGTGATCCTCTTCACCCACCCGATGCTGCAGCTGCTGGCGACGACCAAGTTCTTCTCCGAGGGCCACAAGGCCTCCGGACTGGATCCGCGCGCACTCGGCGCGGTCTACCGCGGCCGCGCCGCGTTCCGGCCGCAGGACGCGGTCGTCGCGGGCAAGGGCGCCACGGGCAAGGGCTCCTCCGCCGCGCGCGAGGCGGCCCGCCGCCAGACCATCGCCGAGCGCAAGGCCGCCGAGGCGGCCGCCGCGCGCAGCTCCTCGAACGACTCGAACGGGAAGGACGCGTGA
- a CDS encoding rhodanese-like domain-containing protein, with amino-acid sequence MADYAQVSAEDAIGLVARDEVWLLDVREPHEWALGHAPAAHHIPMGSIGERQEELPRDAAILVVCHSGVRSAMVVQALDGAGYETANIDAGMTAWAAAGGDVVDDAGRPGRID; translated from the coding sequence GTGGCCGACTACGCGCAGGTCAGCGCTGAGGACGCGATCGGACTCGTCGCGCGCGACGAGGTGTGGCTGCTCGACGTCCGCGAGCCGCACGAATGGGCGCTCGGGCACGCGCCTGCGGCGCACCACATCCCGATGGGCAGCATCGGCGAGCGGCAGGAGGAGCTCCCGCGCGATGCGGCGATCCTCGTCGTCTGCCACTCCGGCGTCCGCTCGGCCATGGTCGTCCAGGCGCTCGACGGCGCCGGCTACGAGACGGCGAACATCGACGCGGGGATGACCGCGTGGGCCGCCGCGGGCGGGGACGTCGTGGACGACGCGGGGCGGCCTGGCCGCATCGACTGA
- a CDS encoding DUF349 domain-containing protein: MLTPDGDIDTVSTPDTVSPDDSPSSETTAVPESSGAPEGADAPAETDAPESGGDSPEAATSDSETSAAVMPDDATASDEAPTPDGAATSDETATSDETATSEDATTSEEVAAPEAAAPPVVPTAPRPQAGDRRPWGRVGDDGTVYVRVGDEEREVGQYPDATPEEALAYYERKYTELAGQVSLLEQRAKRGAPANDVSRGVQTLTAAISQAHAVGDLAALQTRVSALSGSVEDLTEQQAAETKAALSDAIAHREAIVAEAEALAAVDPAKTQWKQASAAIDDLFARWQSHQQQGPRLPKNDANELWRRFRGARTTIEQNRKAFFADLDSAHREAKSAKQALIDQAEALVSRGADAIPEYRALLERWRVAGRAGKRFDDALWARFKAAGDAIYGAKAEVVAQESVEYTENLDLKLALLEEAEPLLQESDREKAKRVLLSVQERWDAIGRVPREQVRTVEDRLRKVEAHVRKLDEEHWNRSNPERKARSEGLASQLTAAIQKLQDELDEAKARGDRAAIAQAQEALDARKVWLDALG; encoded by the coding sequence ATGCTGACTCCAGATGGCGACATCGACACCGTGTCCACCCCCGACACCGTGTCCCCCGACGACAGCCCGTCCTCCGAGACGACGGCCGTCCCCGAGAGCAGCGGCGCCCCCGAGGGCGCCGACGCCCCGGCCGAGACGGACGCTCCCGAGAGCGGAGGGGACTCCCCCGAGGCGGCGACGTCCGACTCCGAGACGAGCGCGGCGGTCATGCCCGACGACGCGACGGCATCGGACGAGGCGCCGACCCCCGACGGGGCTGCGACCTCCGACGAGACGGCCACCTCCGACGAGACGGCCACCTCCGAGGACGCGACGACCTCCGAGGAGGTCGCGGCTCCCGAGGCCGCGGCGCCCCCCGTCGTGCCGACCGCTCCCCGTCCGCAGGCCGGCGACCGCCGCCCCTGGGGCCGCGTCGGCGACGACGGCACGGTCTACGTGCGGGTCGGCGACGAGGAGCGCGAGGTCGGCCAGTACCCCGACGCGACTCCCGAGGAGGCCCTCGCCTACTACGAGCGCAAGTACACCGAGCTCGCCGGGCAGGTCTCCCTGCTCGAGCAGCGGGCCAAGCGCGGCGCTCCGGCCAACGACGTCTCGCGCGGGGTCCAGACGCTCACCGCGGCCATCTCGCAGGCGCACGCCGTCGGCGACCTCGCCGCCCTGCAGACCCGCGTCAGCGCGCTCAGCGGTTCCGTCGAGGACCTGACCGAGCAGCAGGCCGCCGAGACGAAGGCCGCCCTCAGCGACGCCATCGCGCACCGCGAGGCGATCGTCGCCGAGGCCGAGGCGCTCGCCGCCGTCGACCCGGCGAAGACGCAGTGGAAGCAGGCCAGCGCCGCGATCGACGACCTCTTCGCCCGCTGGCAGAGCCACCAGCAGCAGGGTCCGCGCCTGCCCAAGAACGACGCGAACGAGCTGTGGCGCCGCTTCCGCGGGGCCCGCACGACGATCGAGCAGAACCGCAAGGCGTTCTTCGCCGACCTCGACTCGGCGCACCGCGAGGCCAAGTCGGCCAAGCAGGCGCTGATCGACCAGGCCGAGGCGCTGGTCTCCCGCGGCGCCGACGCGATCCCGGAGTACCGGGCGCTCCTCGAGCGCTGGCGGGTCGCCGGTCGCGCGGGCAAGCGGTTCGACGACGCCCTCTGGGCGCGCTTCAAGGCCGCCGGCGACGCGATCTACGGTGCGAAGGCCGAGGTCGTCGCGCAGGAGAGCGTCGAGTACACCGAGAACCTCGACCTCAAGCTGGCCCTCCTCGAGGAGGCGGAGCCGCTGCTGCAGGAGTCGGACCGCGAGAAGGCCAAGCGCGTGCTGCTCTCCGTCCAGGAGCGCTGGGACGCGATCGGCCGTGTGCCGCGCGAGCAGGTGCGCACCGTCGAGGACCGCCTCCGCAAGGTCGAGGCGCACGTGCGCAAGCTCGACGAGGAGCACTGGAACCGCAGCAACCCCGAGCGCAAGGCCCGCTCCGAGGGTCTCGCCTCGCAGCTGACCGCCGCGATCCAGAAACTGCAGGACGAGCTCGACGAGGCGAAGGCCCGCGGCGACCGCGCGGCCATCGCCCAGGCCCAGGAGGCGCTCGACGCCCGCAAGGTCTGGCTGGACGCCCTGGGCTGA
- a CDS encoding type IV toxin-antitoxin system AbiEi family antitoxin — MTRLPSVLLPGHLPLAELCAARLDGEVVALDEGFLLADLPLGPPERGAALLAVLPKGTVADRTSAAWVHGAVTDAPRVHSASIDRRNRLHPPMLARVRFHEVRLTDEDVVVLGGCPVTTPERTLIDLARTRDAAGDGLLRALAAVTATPLARVLERLETGAPVAGRRIALERLRSALR, encoded by the coding sequence ATGACGCGCCTCCCCTCCGTTCTGCTCCCAGGACACCTGCCGCTCGCCGAGCTGTGCGCCGCGCGGCTCGACGGCGAGGTGGTCGCGCTCGACGAGGGCTTCCTCCTCGCCGACCTGCCGCTCGGACCGCCGGAGCGGGGGGCGGCGCTGCTCGCCGTGCTGCCGAAGGGGACGGTCGCCGACCGCACGTCCGCCGCCTGGGTGCACGGCGCCGTGACAGACGCACCGCGGGTGCACAGCGCCTCCATCGACCGGCGGAACCGCCTGCACCCGCCGATGCTGGCGCGGGTGCGCTTCCACGAGGTGCGCCTCACCGACGAGGACGTCGTCGTGCTCGGCGGCTGCCCGGTGACGACGCCGGAGCGGACGCTGATCGACCTCGCGCGCACCCGGGACGCCGCCGGCGACGGACTCCTGCGCGCCCTGGCCGCCGTGACCGCCACTCCGCTCGCCCGCGTGCTCGAGCGCCTGGAGACCGGCGCACCGGTCGCCGGCCGCAGGATCGCCCTCGAGCGGCTGCGGAGCGCCCTGCGCTGA
- the ruvA gene encoding Holliday junction branch migration protein RuvA has translation MISSLRGTVLSARGSLAVVDVHGVGYAVNVTPQHALELRVGDETVLTTTLIVREDSLTLYGFPDEEQLEIFELLIGVTGVGPKSALGVLGAVEPERIAQAVADEDDAVFRKVSGIGPKTAKLIILSLAGKLAVRPRAARGSGPGATAAQSVLSALVGLGWPERVAAEVVDEILLDAQASDAASVQSLLRLALARLGPAARS, from the coding sequence GTGATCTCCTCCCTCCGCGGCACCGTCCTCTCCGCCCGCGGGAGCCTCGCCGTCGTCGACGTCCACGGCGTCGGCTACGCGGTCAACGTCACGCCGCAGCACGCCCTCGAGCTGCGGGTCGGCGACGAGACCGTGCTGACCACGACGCTGATCGTGCGCGAGGACTCGCTGACCCTCTACGGCTTCCCCGACGAGGAGCAGCTCGAGATCTTCGAGCTCCTGATCGGCGTCACCGGTGTCGGCCCCAAGTCCGCGCTCGGCGTCCTCGGCGCGGTCGAGCCCGAGCGCATCGCGCAGGCCGTCGCCGACGAGGACGACGCCGTCTTCCGCAAGGTCTCCGGCATCGGTCCCAAGACCGCGAAGCTCATCATCCTGTCGCTCGCGGGCAAGCTCGCCGTCCGCCCGCGCGCCGCCCGCGGCTCCGGTCCGGGCGCGACGGCCGCGCAGAGCGTCCTGTCGGCGCTCGTCGGCCTCGGCTGGCCCGAGCGGGTCGCCGCCGAGGTCGTCGACGAGATCCTGCTCGACGCCCAGGCGTCCGACGCGGCGAGCGTGCAGTCGCTGCTCCGGCTCGCGCTGGCCCGACTCGGTCCGGCGGCCCGCTCGTGA
- a CDS encoding peptidylprolyl isomerase: MAQGRTNDREARTRLRAYQARQSLHRTRAKRRVRDNVVAAVAGVIVIALAVVAQLLYFSGGPGTPVAEPTSSESATPSPTPAATGQNTGDVPSADIAEGRDWNGTMSIDSDELGITLAGAAAPQAVSSFLSLAQSGFYDGVSCHRLTTEGLYVLQCGDPNGDGTGGPGYSYGPVENAPADGVYPAGTIAMARQGGNGYSQGSQFFVVYQDTQLPEDAAGGYTVVGRVTSGLDALIADVVAKGTADGSGDGAPAEPVAIGGISLQ, from the coding sequence GTGGCCCAGGGCAGGACGAACGATCGCGAGGCGCGCACACGACTGAGGGCCTACCAGGCGCGGCAGAGCCTGCACCGCACGCGTGCGAAGCGCCGGGTCCGCGACAACGTCGTCGCGGCCGTCGCGGGCGTGATCGTCATCGCCCTCGCCGTCGTCGCACAGCTCCTCTACTTCTCCGGCGGCCCCGGCACCCCCGTCGCCGAGCCGACGTCCTCCGAGAGCGCCACGCCCTCCCCCACGCCCGCGGCGACCGGCCAGAACACCGGCGACGTCCCCTCCGCGGACATCGCCGAGGGCCGCGACTGGAACGGCACGATGTCGATCGACAGCGACGAGCTGGGCATCACGCTCGCCGGCGCCGCCGCCCCGCAGGCCGTCTCCTCCTTCCTCTCCTTGGCGCAGTCCGGCTTCTACGACGGCGTCTCCTGCCACCGCCTCACCACCGAGGGCCTCTACGTGCTCCAGTGCGGCGACCCGAACGGCGACGGCACCGGCGGCCCCGGCTACAGCTACGGCCCGGTCGAGAACGCCCCCGCCGACGGCGTCTACCCCGCGGGCACCATCGCGATGGCCCGCCAGGGCGGCAACGGCTACAGCCAGGGCAGCCAGTTCTTCGTCGTCTACCAGGACACCCAGCTCCCCGAGGACGCCGCGGGCGGCTACACCGTGGTCGGCCGGGTCACCTCGGGCCTCGACGCGCTGATCGCCGATGTCGTCGCCAAGGGCACGGCGGACGGCTCCGGCGACGGCGCCCCCGCCGAGCCGGTCGCGATCGGCGGGATCTCGCTGCAGTAG